In Methylophaga thalassica, one genomic interval encodes:
- a CDS encoding HlyD family type I secretion periplasmic adaptor subunit yields the protein MAWFNKTNSDDLEFMSEVSAASLESSPRLGHSLLLLITLFFICAFWWASVTELDEVTRGQGKVIPSSKVQVIQNLEGGILSEVLVNEGDLVDKGDVLLRIDDTRFSSSFRETQLKYWELLARKARLTAEVEGKPLELPEEIIKQQPSLAASERSLYQSRQLELQSSINVLEQQVKQREQELLENQAKLNKLSTSYDLSRQELEMSEPLVSVGVISEVELLRLKRATNDLRGEMETTRLAIPRIRSTLNEAKQKIKDTTLRFKSDAASQLSEVQSELAITKETTTSQEDRVRRTLVRSPVKGKIKQLKINTVGGVIQPGMDLVEIVPVEDNLLIEANIRPSDIAFLSPGQQAMVKLTAYDFSIYGGLPATLERISADTITNDEGESFYLIYLRTDKNYIDSSKGPLEIIPGMTVTVDILTGKKTVLDYLFKPILKAKNEAMRER from the coding sequence ATGGCATGGTTTAACAAAACGAATTCAGACGATCTTGAGTTTATGTCAGAAGTCAGTGCCGCTTCGCTGGAAAGCTCGCCCCGACTTGGTCATTCATTGTTACTGCTAATTACCTTATTTTTTATTTGTGCCTTTTGGTGGGCCAGTGTGACCGAGTTGGATGAAGTGACACGCGGGCAGGGTAAGGTGATTCCCTCAAGTAAAGTGCAAGTTATTCAAAATCTGGAGGGGGGGATTCTCTCTGAGGTTTTGGTTAATGAGGGTGACTTAGTTGACAAAGGCGATGTGCTGCTTCGAATTGATGACACACGTTTTTCATCTTCTTTCCGCGAGACACAACTGAAATATTGGGAATTGTTGGCTCGCAAAGCACGTTTAACAGCTGAGGTTGAGGGTAAACCATTGGAATTACCTGAGGAAATCATTAAGCAACAGCCCTCATTGGCAGCCAGTGAACGTTCCTTATATCAATCCAGGCAGCTAGAGTTACAGAGCAGTATCAATGTGCTTGAGCAGCAAGTAAAACAGCGTGAACAAGAGTTACTGGAGAATCAGGCTAAACTGAATAAACTGAGCACAAGTTATGATTTAAGTCGTCAAGAGCTGGAAATGTCTGAACCCTTAGTTTCAGTGGGTGTGATATCTGAAGTTGAATTATTAAGACTTAAACGTGCAACCAATGATTTACGTGGAGAAATGGAAACTACACGATTAGCCATTCCCCGAATTCGCTCGACACTCAATGAAGCGAAACAAAAAATTAAAGATACAACGTTGCGTTTTAAATCTGATGCTGCCTCACAACTGAGCGAGGTACAGTCAGAGTTAGCCATTACTAAAGAAACAACCACTTCTCAAGAAGATAGAGTGAGGCGTACATTAGTACGCTCGCCCGTTAAAGGTAAAATAAAACAGCTAAAAATAAATACGGTAGGTGGCGTTATTCAACCTGGGATGGATTTAGTTGAAATTGTTCCTGTTGAAGATAATCTGTTAATTGAGGCAAATATTCGGCCGTCTGATATTGCGTTTTTGAGTCCTGGACAACAAGCGATGGTGAAATTAACCGCTTACGATTTTTCCATTTATGGTGGACTTCCTGCTACATTAGAACGAATAAGTGCTGATACAATTACAAATGATGAGGGAGAGAGTTTTTATCTTATCTACTTAAGAACAGATAAAAACTATATTGATAGTAGTAAAGGTCCATTAGAGATTATTCCAGGTATGACTGTAACGGTTGATATTTTGACTGGCAAAAAAACGGTGCTGGATTATTTATTCAAACCGATACTCAAAGCTAAAAATGAGGCGATGAGAGAACGTTGA
- the lpxA gene encoding acyl-ACP--UDP-N-acetylglucosamine O-acyltransferase: MIHQTAIIDPTAVIADNVKIGPFSVIGPKVEIGEGTEIASHVVINGPTKIGKNNRIFQFASIGEEPQDKKFHGEDTLLEIGDNNLIRESVTINRGTVQGGGITRLGSNNWIMAYVHIAHDCIIGNDNIFANNASLAGHVIIDDFVILGGFTLISQFNYMGSHSFSAMGSVISRNVPPYILVSGHMAKPFGINVEGLRRRNFSDIQIKNIRQAYKVLYRSGLKLEEAELRIDGIEQESDEISLLADFLKKQEGGIIR, from the coding sequence GTGATTCATCAGACAGCTATTATTGATCCAACAGCGGTTATTGCTGATAACGTCAAGATTGGTCCCTTTTCAGTCATTGGCCCAAAGGTCGAGATCGGTGAAGGCACTGAAATTGCATCGCACGTGGTGATTAATGGACCAACAAAAATTGGTAAAAATAACCGCATATTCCAGTTCGCCTCAATAGGTGAGGAACCTCAGGATAAAAAATTTCACGGTGAAGATACACTACTTGAAATTGGTGATAACAACCTTATCCGCGAGTCAGTGACGATTAATCGGGGAACTGTTCAGGGTGGTGGAATAACCCGTCTAGGCAGTAATAACTGGATTATGGCGTATGTGCATATCGCACATGATTGTATTATCGGTAATGATAATATTTTTGCTAACAATGCTTCTTTGGCGGGACATGTCATCATTGACGACTTCGTTATTTTGGGTGGCTTTACGCTAATCAGCCAATTCAATTATATGGGATCACACTCTTTTAGTGCGATGGGCAGTGTTATTTCGAGAAATGTCCCACCATATATTCTTGTTTCTGGGCATATGGCAAAACCTTTTGGTATTAATGTCGAAGGTCTGCGCAGACGTAATTTCAGCGATATTCAAATTAAAAATATTCGCCAAGCCTATAAAGTTTTATACCGCTCAGGGCTAAAACTTGAAGAAGCAGAGCTGCGTATTGATGGCATAGAACAAGAATCAGATGAGATTTCTTTATTAGCGGATTTTCTCAAGAAGCAGGAAGGCGGCATAATCCGATAA
- the der gene encoding ribosome biogenesis GTPase Der: protein MKPVIALVGRPNVGKSTIFNRLTRSRDALVADYAGLTRDRIYGKVKEPGFDFILIDTGGLTDQTDNMSDLMRKQAKLAIDEADLILFIVDGRAGLMPTDSDVAQQLRNDGKPVCLVINKTEGERREIISAEFYALGLGEPQVISATQGRGIDSLLAEIKQRIPAVEKIEADEAEVFDENEIRLAVLGRPNVGKSTLINRLLGEERVVAFDEPGTTRDSIHIPFEKDGVNYTLIDTAGVRRRSKVSEKLEKFSVLKTLQALEDANVVMLVLDAHEGIVEQDLHLAGLIVESGRAVVIAVNKWDGLEKSEREWVTTNIERRLPFLNFAKTHFISALHGSGVGLLFKSVRQAFQSAMTKVPTSRLTRVLEDAIADHPPPLVRGRRIKFRYAHLGGKNPPRIIIHGNQTESTPNSYKRYLENTFREALKLQGTPVMIEFKTSDNPYRDKAIKSASQNTPQKKQRPPRKSRKS, encoded by the coding sequence TTGAAACCTGTAATCGCGCTGGTTGGCCGCCCTAATGTTGGCAAGTCAACAATATTTAATCGGCTAACACGAAGTCGTGATGCACTAGTCGCTGATTATGCCGGTCTGACCCGTGATCGTATTTATGGCAAGGTGAAAGAACCCGGCTTTGATTTTATATTAATCGATACCGGTGGACTCACCGATCAGACTGACAATATGTCAGATTTGATGCGCAAGCAAGCTAAGCTAGCGATTGATGAAGCGGATCTTATTTTGTTTATTGTTGATGGTCGAGCAGGCCTGATGCCAACAGATTCAGATGTGGCCCAACAACTACGCAATGATGGAAAACCTGTTTGTCTTGTTATTAACAAAACAGAGGGTGAACGTCGTGAAATTATATCTGCCGAATTTTATGCATTAGGTTTGGGTGAGCCACAAGTCATTTCTGCGACTCAAGGCAGAGGGATTGATAGTTTATTAGCTGAAATTAAACAACGCATTCCGGCGGTTGAGAAAATTGAAGCAGATGAAGCCGAAGTCTTTGATGAAAATGAAATCCGGCTGGCTGTCTTGGGAAGGCCTAATGTTGGTAAATCAACATTAATTAACCGATTACTTGGTGAAGAGCGTGTAGTGGCCTTTGATGAACCAGGAACTACACGCGATAGTATTCACATTCCTTTTGAGAAAGACGGTGTTAATTACACATTAATTGACACGGCAGGTGTCAGACGTCGGTCGAAAGTCTCTGAAAAACTTGAGAAGTTTAGTGTTTTAAAAACGTTGCAGGCCCTGGAAGATGCGAATGTTGTGATGTTGGTGCTTGATGCTCATGAAGGTATTGTTGAGCAGGACCTGCATCTGGCCGGACTGATAGTTGAAAGTGGACGTGCCGTTGTCATTGCTGTGAATAAATGGGATGGTCTGGAAAAAAGTGAACGAGAGTGGGTTACTACCAATATCGAACGACGTTTACCTTTCCTGAATTTTGCCAAGACACACTTTATTTCGGCACTGCATGGTAGTGGGGTCGGTTTGTTATTTAAATCAGTCAGACAAGCATTCCAATCTGCCATGACTAAAGTACCAACGTCACGATTAACACGTGTGCTGGAAGATGCGATTGCTGATCATCCGCCACCGTTAGTTAGAGGTCGTCGTATTAAGTTTCGTTATGCCCATCTGGGAGGGAAAAATCCACCCAGAATTATTATTCACGGTAATCAGACGGAGTCTACCCCGAACAGTTATAAGCGTTATCTGGAGAATACATTCAGAGAGGCGCTGAAATTACAGGGAACACCGGTGATGATTGAGTTTAAAACCAGTGATAACCCATATCGTGATAAAGCAATAAAAAGTGCTAGTCAGAATACGCCACAAAAAAAACAGCGCCCACCAAGAAAGAGTCGTAAAAGTTAG
- the fabZ gene encoding 3-hydroxyacyl-ACP dehydratase FabZ — translation MNTIDIHEIQRLLPHRYPFLLIDRVIEFTPGEHLVGIKNVTFNEPHFTGHFPQRVIMPGVLILESLAQATGLLAFKTADEIRSDEALYYLAGIDNARFKKPVEPGDQLRLEVKLVKNKRNLWKFTGEASVDGEVVVSADIMCVNQEMPK, via the coding sequence TTGAACACGATTGACATACATGAAATTCAACGCCTGTTACCTCATCGATACCCTTTTTTACTCATCGATAGAGTCATTGAATTTACACCTGGCGAGCATTTAGTCGGCATCAAAAATGTTACATTCAATGAACCACACTTTACAGGTCATTTTCCTCAGCGTGTTATCATGCCAGGTGTGTTAATCCTTGAATCCCTTGCTCAAGCAACAGGTTTGTTAGCGTTTAAAACAGCTGATGAGATTCGGTCTGATGAAGCGTTATATTATTTAGCAGGTATTGATAATGCCCGTTTCAAAAAGCCAGTTGAGCCAGGCGATCAGCTAAGACTCGAAGTGAAGCTGGTTAAAAATAAACGTAACTTATGGAAATTTACGGGTGAAGCGAGTGTTGATGGCGAAGTCGTTGTCAGCGCAGATATCATGTGTGTTAACCAAGAAATGCCAAAGTGA
- a CDS encoding type I secretion system permease/ATPase produces MRTEPVINTSKNEQWDAQDSYRTHDDPLLSCLTLLAKILNKPHSPESLVAGLPLVNNKLSPSLFSRAANRAGLSSRIVKRKLTKIPNLVLPAVLLLNDANACIVLELSNNKARVIFPETGEGEAEIPLEELNAQYSGYSIFIKPVHQFDKRTEFSAIPRANHWFWGTILRFWPIYGQVFIASILVNSFALASPLFVMNVYDRVVPNNATETLWVLAIGVATVFVFELLLRTLRAYFIDIASKKADVILSATIFEKVMAVKMSARSNSVGSFANSMQEFESFREFFTSATLTTLVDLPFSLLFITVIWLVAGPVAFIPLAVIPLTILVSLIIQFPLSKTIQHLFRHSGQRSSTLIETLTGLETIKSIGAETPIQRKWEQTIGFMTKYSQRARILSATAINFSSFLQQMASITVVVFGVYLITENEITMGALIASTILTGRALAPMAALAGLLTRYHQSKAALSSLNSLMALPVERPSGREFLHRPEFKGGIEFKKVSFRYPEQPIDALTDVSFKINAGEKVAFIGRIGSGKSTIEKLMLGLYEPEEGSILLDGTDIRQVDPVDLRKNVGYAPQDVVLFYGSIRENITMVAPFAEDHEVLKAADIAGVTEFVNRHPSGFDMPVGERGEGLSGGQRQSVAVARALLLDSPVIMLDEPTNAMDNSTEERFKAKLAENIENKTLLLVTHKASLLSLVDRVIVMDQGHIVADGPREQILTALKNGHIKVNKG; encoded by the coding sequence ATGCGTACGGAGCCTGTCATCAATACGAGTAAAAATGAGCAATGGGATGCTCAGGATAGCTACCGTACGCATGATGATCCATTATTGTCCTGTTTGACACTGCTGGCTAAAATTTTGAATAAGCCGCATAGTCCAGAATCTCTGGTTGCTGGTCTTCCATTAGTTAATAATAAACTCTCACCATCCCTGTTTAGTCGTGCCGCTAATCGCGCTGGTTTATCTTCACGTATTGTGAAGAGAAAGTTAACGAAAATTCCGAATCTTGTTCTGCCCGCTGTTTTATTACTCAATGATGCCAATGCTTGTATTGTTCTGGAATTGAGTAACAACAAGGCCCGAGTCATTTTCCCGGAAACAGGGGAAGGGGAAGCAGAAATTCCATTAGAGGAGCTAAATGCTCAGTACTCTGGATACAGTATTTTTATCAAACCCGTTCACCAATTTGATAAGCGTACGGAGTTTTCAGCTATACCAAGGGCGAACCATTGGTTCTGGGGGACGATTCTGCGTTTTTGGCCAATTTATGGTCAGGTTTTTATCGCATCTATATTAGTAAACAGTTTTGCACTAGCTTCACCGTTATTTGTGATGAATGTGTATGACCGGGTGGTGCCAAATAATGCCACCGAAACACTCTGGGTACTGGCTATCGGTGTCGCAACAGTATTTGTCTTTGAATTACTTTTACGAACGTTGCGCGCTTATTTTATTGATATTGCCAGTAAAAAAGCGGATGTCATACTGTCTGCCACTATTTTTGAGAAGGTCATGGCAGTGAAAATGTCTGCCCGGTCCAACTCAGTAGGCTCATTTGCTAATAGCATGCAGGAGTTTGAGTCTTTCAGAGAGTTTTTTACCTCGGCTACCTTAACTACGTTAGTGGATTTGCCCTTTTCGTTATTATTTATAACTGTTATCTGGTTAGTGGCTGGTCCTGTTGCTTTCATTCCACTGGCCGTGATTCCACTGACAATACTAGTCAGTCTGATTATTCAGTTTCCTTTATCAAAAACCATTCAACATTTATTCAGGCATTCAGGCCAAAGAAGTTCTACTTTGATTGAGACTTTAACTGGCTTAGAAACGATCAAAAGCATTGGCGCCGAGACGCCAATACAGCGGAAATGGGAACAGACAATCGGTTTTATGACGAAATACAGTCAACGCGCCCGAATTTTATCTGCTACCGCGATTAATTTTTCCTCTTTCCTTCAGCAAATGGCATCCATTACCGTTGTTGTTTTTGGTGTCTATCTGATTACTGAAAATGAAATTACGATGGGCGCCTTAATTGCCAGTACTATTTTAACCGGACGAGCATTAGCGCCCATGGCAGCACTGGCCGGGCTGCTAACACGTTACCACCAGTCCAAAGCGGCATTAAGCTCATTGAACAGCCTTATGGCCTTACCTGTCGAGAGACCCTCAGGACGAGAGTTTCTGCATCGTCCCGAATTTAAAGGCGGGATCGAGTTTAAAAAAGTCAGTTTCCGATATCCAGAGCAGCCTATAGATGCCTTAACTGACGTGTCTTTTAAAATTAATGCTGGTGAAAAAGTGGCTTTTATCGGCCGTATTGGCTCTGGCAAAAGTACCATAGAAAAACTCATGCTTGGCTTGTATGAGCCAGAAGAAGGTTCTATTTTGCTCGATGGGACCGATATTCGACAGGTTGATCCTGTCGATTTAAGAAAGAATGTTGGTTATGCACCTCAAGACGTTGTGCTGTTTTATGGCAGTATTCGTGAAAACATCACCATGGTGGCACCATTCGCTGAAGATCATGAAGTACTCAAAGCGGCCGACATAGCAGGCGTCACTGAATTTGTTAATCGCCATCCTTCAGGTTTTGATATGCCAGTAGGTGAGCGTGGTGAAGGTTTGTCGGGCGGACAACGTCAAAGTGTGGCCGTTGCCAGAGCGTTATTGTTAGACTCTCCTGTCATCATGCTGGATGAACCCACCAATGCCATGGATAACAGTACTGAAGAACGTTTCAAAGCAAAACTGGCTGAAAATATTGAGAATAAAACTTTATTGCTAGTCACGCATAAAGCCTCTTTATTAAGCTTGGTGGATAGAGTGATTGTGATGGACCAGGGTCACATTGTGGCCGATGGGCCAAGAGAACAAATTCTGACAGCACTTAAAAATGGCCATATAAAAGTGAACAAGGGCTAA
- a CDS encoding YfgM family protein, translating into MDIYASDEEKAEAIKQWWRENGRSVFVGVVLGIACIFGVRYWINYQQVQDQQAALTYQQAIVSVSNQDSEAAEISTEKLMQDNKKSAYSVFAALQMAEKASEAGEVDKAKDYLSWVIANAELSGHRALAKLRLAKVEFDNGQLDEALKQVTSNDAAAFDSLFAELEGDIKTAQGQAGEAHAAYQKALVGLNSGEPRHTLIEMKLDDVAAAHES; encoded by the coding sequence ATGGATATCTATGCATCTGATGAAGAAAAAGCAGAAGCAATAAAGCAGTGGTGGCGTGAAAATGGTCGCTCTGTATTTGTAGGCGTGGTGTTGGGGATCGCGTGTATTTTTGGTGTCCGTTATTGGATAAACTATCAACAGGTTCAGGACCAACAAGCCGCTTTAACTTATCAGCAGGCCATCGTTTCGGTAAGTAACCAAGACAGCGAAGCTGCGGAAATAAGTACTGAAAAGTTAATGCAGGATAATAAAAAGAGTGCATATTCAGTATTTGCGGCCTTACAAATGGCTGAGAAAGCCAGTGAAGCGGGAGAGGTTGATAAAGCAAAAGATTACCTTTCATGGGTAATTGCTAATGCAGAGTTATCCGGACACAGAGCATTAGCAAAACTTAGACTGGCAAAGGTCGAATTCGATAACGGCCAGTTAGATGAAGCATTGAAGCAAGTGACATCTAACGATGCTGCAGCGTTTGATTCATTATTCGCTGAGTTGGAAGGCGACATCAAAACAGCACAAGGACAAGCCGGAGAAGCCCATGCCGCTTATCAAAAAGCATTAGTTGGCCTCAATTCAGGTGAGCCAAGACATACCTTAATTGAAATGAAATTAGATGACGTGGCAGCTGCACATGAAAGTTAA
- the lpxD gene encoding UDP-3-O-(3-hydroxymyristoyl)glucosamine N-acyltransferase, whose product MSLTLAQIAEYINGSVIGDANYSVSSVGTLSNADSSQLSFLSNPKYKKFLNQSRAGAIIVLKGMAQYVTTNAIEVDDPYVAYAKAASQLHPTEKKLPGIHPSASIDPSAKIGANVCIGANVVIEQAVIIEDDVVIGPGCVIEHDVIIRKAANLRPNVTLCFGVMIGERTIIHPGVVIGADGFGIANDNGHWIKVPQVGSVNIGNDVEIGANTTIDRGAIDDTVIADGVKLDNQIQIGHNVTIGKHSVIAGCTGIAGSTSIGEYCAIGGGTGMAGHINIASGVQLTGMSMVTKSINEAGIYSSGIPVEPAKQWHKNVIRYRQMDKLFDRVKQLEEKTKD is encoded by the coding sequence GTGAGTTTGACTCTTGCTCAAATAGCGGAATATATCAATGGTAGTGTTATCGGCGATGCTAATTACTCAGTTAGCAGCGTCGGTACATTATCAAATGCTGATTCAAGTCAGCTTAGTTTCTTATCCAATCCCAAATATAAAAAATTCTTAAATCAGTCCCGTGCCGGTGCCATAATCGTTTTAAAAGGTATGGCTCAGTATGTCACCACAAATGCGATTGAAGTTGATGATCCATACGTTGCGTATGCAAAAGCGGCAAGCCAACTTCACCCCACTGAAAAAAAGCTTCCTGGCATCCATCCGTCAGCATCAATTGACCCATCAGCAAAGATAGGTGCTAATGTTTGCATTGGTGCGAATGTCGTTATTGAGCAAGCAGTCATCATAGAAGATGACGTGGTGATTGGGCCGGGATGTGTTATCGAACATGATGTGATTATTCGCAAAGCGGCAAACCTCAGACCTAATGTGACATTATGCTTTGGAGTCATGATTGGTGAAAGGACGATTATTCATCCTGGGGTAGTCATTGGTGCGGATGGTTTTGGTATTGCTAACGATAATGGCCACTGGATAAAAGTGCCTCAGGTTGGATCTGTCAATATTGGTAATGATGTTGAGATTGGTGCCAATACTACAATTGATAGAGGTGCCATTGATGACACGGTTATTGCTGATGGCGTGAAGCTAGATAATCAAATACAGATCGGACACAATGTCACAATTGGTAAACATTCTGTTATAGCCGGTTGTACAGGGATTGCAGGAAGTACTTCTATTGGTGAATATTGTGCCATTGGTGGCGGTACTGGCATGGCAGGACATATTAATATTGCCAGCGGTGTGCAATTAACCGGGATGAGTATGGTCACTAAGTCTATTAATGAGGCAGGTATCTATTCTTCAGGTATTCCTGTTGAACCTGCTAAACAGTGGCATAAAAACGTGATTAGATACCGCCAAATGGATAAATTATTTGATCGTGTTAAACAGCTTGAAGAAAAAACAAAAGATTGA
- the bamB gene encoding outer membrane protein assembly factor BamB: protein MKVNLRLLTIGLLLSIFLSACSTVGDWFADESYEEPPEPLTEFTSEISPKILWDKSVGDGAGDKKVELSSWWQNNKIFAVDHEGEVTALNAETGREIWDADLDLNVVTGIGGGMNMVYVGSDKGVVVALNEADGKELWRTQLTSEVLAPVTSANDVVVSRTSDGRVSGISAQDGKVLWSYQRAVPLLSLRGAGRPVITGNEVIAGYDNGKLVALSLNDGKVLWENSIAIPRGRTELERLVDIDADPVVIDDTVYVVTYQGQLAAVDINSGRVLWSRDMSSQIGLDAAYHDAVYVTDDEGYVWAVQDGSGDALWRQTRLLRRQATAPAIAGNYIVVGDFEGYIHWIARDDGRFVSRQQVSDGPIYCKPLVINGVVYITAADGSITALRVPEN, encoded by the coding sequence ATGAAAGTTAATTTGCGTTTACTGACGATAGGTTTATTACTAAGTATATTTTTATCAGCATGTAGCACCGTGGGTGATTGGTTTGCTGATGAGTCCTATGAAGAACCACCAGAACCACTAACAGAGTTTACCAGCGAAATTAGCCCCAAGATTTTGTGGGATAAAAGTGTTGGTGACGGCGCCGGTGACAAGAAAGTGGAGCTGTCATCATGGTGGCAGAATAATAAAATCTTTGCCGTTGATCATGAAGGTGAGGTAACGGCATTAAATGCTGAAACGGGTCGTGAAATTTGGGATGCTGACCTTGATTTGAATGTGGTGACCGGAATTGGTGGCGGCATGAATATGGTCTACGTTGGTTCAGACAAGGGTGTGGTAGTTGCTCTGAACGAGGCCGATGGCAAAGAGTTATGGCGTACCCAATTGACCAGTGAAGTCTTAGCGCCAGTGACATCTGCAAATGATGTTGTTGTCAGCCGGACATCCGATGGACGGGTCAGCGGTATTTCAGCTCAAGATGGCAAAGTACTCTGGTCATACCAACGTGCTGTACCGTTGTTAAGTTTGCGTGGTGCTGGCCGACCCGTTATTACTGGTAATGAAGTTATTGCTGGTTATGACAATGGTAAGTTGGTGGCATTATCGTTAAATGACGGTAAAGTTTTGTGGGAAAATAGTATCGCTATCCCACGTGGGCGTACTGAGTTGGAACGTTTGGTTGATATCGATGCTGATCCTGTTGTGATAGACGATACGGTTTATGTAGTGACTTATCAAGGACAGCTTGCTGCCGTTGATATTAATTCTGGCCGTGTCTTATGGTCACGTGATATGTCTTCACAAATAGGGCTAGACGCCGCTTACCATGATGCAGTTTATGTGACCGATGATGAAGGCTATGTCTGGGCTGTGCAGGATGGTAGTGGTGACGCATTATGGCGTCAGACAAGATTATTACGTCGCCAAGCCACAGCGCCCGCGATTGCTGGTAACTATATTGTTGTTGGCGATTTTGAAGGATATATCCACTGGATCGCCCGCGACGATGGACGTTTTGTTTCACGTCAACAAGTGAGTGACGGACCAATCTACTGTAAACCATTAGTTATTAATGGTGTTGTTTATATTACTGCCGCTGATGGCAGTATTACCGCTCTGAGAGTACCCGAAAATTGA
- a CDS encoding ammonium transporter, with protein MHNANDVLFILLGAIMVLAMHAGFAFLEVGTVRKKNQVNALVKIIVDFAISTIAYFFIGYGIAYNLHFFDAAPTLNENYGYGLVKFFFLLTFAAAIPAIVSGGIAERSKFYPQLIATFFIAGFIYPFFEGISWNGAYGIQDWLNSSFGASFHDFAGSIVVHAVGGWIALAAVLHLGPRHGRYGKKGEIFAHPPSNIPFLALGAWILTVGWFGFNVMSAQAIDGISGLVAINSLMAMVGGILASCLVGKNDPGFVHNGPLAGLVAVCAGSDIMHPLGALMTGLVAGALFVFTFTLTQNKWKIDDVLGVWPLHGLCGVWGGIAAGIFGQVALGGMGGVSLISQLIGTGLGILIAFVGGFAVYGLLKVVLGLRLSQEQEYEGADLSIHKITATPNND; from the coding sequence GTGCATAATGCAAATGATGTTTTATTTATATTACTAGGCGCCATAATGGTGCTTGCCATGCACGCCGGCTTTGCGTTTCTCGAAGTCGGAACAGTTCGCAAAAAGAATCAGGTCAATGCGCTTGTTAAAATTATTGTTGATTTTGCAATATCGACAATCGCTTATTTCTTTATTGGTTATGGCATCGCCTACAATTTACATTTTTTTGATGCTGCTCCCACACTCAACGAAAACTATGGCTACGGCCTGGTAAAATTCTTTTTCTTGCTGACGTTTGCTGCTGCTATACCTGCCATTGTTTCAGGAGGCATCGCAGAAAGATCAAAATTTTATCCTCAATTAATTGCTACTTTTTTTATCGCCGGCTTTATTTATCCTTTTTTTGAAGGAATCAGCTGGAACGGTGCCTATGGTATTCAGGACTGGTTAAATTCTTCCTTTGGTGCCAGCTTTCACGACTTTGCAGGTTCAATTGTCGTACATGCTGTGGGTGGCTGGATTGCGCTAGCAGCTGTTTTACATTTAGGTCCCCGGCACGGTCGTTACGGGAAGAAAGGAGAGATTTTTGCTCACCCTCCTTCCAATATACCTTTTCTAGCTCTCGGTGCATGGATTTTGACCGTTGGTTGGTTTGGCTTTAATGTTATGTCAGCACAAGCCATTGACGGTATAAGTGGTTTAGTGGCTATCAATTCATTAATGGCAATGGTGGGCGGTATACTAGCATCCTGCCTGGTTGGTAAAAATGATCCAGGCTTCGTACACAATGGGCCATTAGCCGGTCTTGTCGCTGTCTGTGCCGGTTCTGACATTATGCATCCATTAGGCGCACTCATGACAGGCCTGGTTGCAGGGGCATTATTTGTTTTTACATTCACCCTGACACAAAATAAATGGAAAATAGACGATGTATTAGGTGTCTGGCCACTTCATGGCTTGTGTGGCGTTTGGGGTGGTATCGCAGCGGGTATATTCGGTCAGGTTGCGCTTGGCGGCATGGGCGGAGTCAGCTTAATATCTCAGCTTATCGGCACTGGACTTGGCATTTTGATAGCTTTTGTCGGCGGGTTTGCAGTTTACGGTTTACTAAAAGTCGTGCTTGGACTGAGATTATCTCAAGAACAAGAGTATGAAGGCGCGGACTTAAGCATTCACAAAATTACAGCAACACCCAATAATGATTAG